One stretch of Nitrosococcus watsonii C-113 DNA includes these proteins:
- a CDS encoding type I restriction endonuclease subunit R — MTSSNQHPEQVARDRIDLQLQAAGWVAQDSQALDFNAGLGIAVREYRTDAGPADYVLFVNRRAVGVIEAKPEAWGQKITTVEEQSTGYAHATLKWVNNQAPLPFVYESTGIITRFTDGRDPKPRSREVFNFHRPESLAEWLTQPASLRARLHALPPLARVGLRACQITAIENLEASFKADRPRALVQMATGAGKTYTAITAVYRLLKHADAKRILFLVDTKNLGEQAEQEFMAFLPNDDNRKFTELYNVQRLKSSFVARDSQVCISTIQRMYALLKDEPLDEAAEENHPAERRLKPKQSLPVVYNGKIPPEFFDFIIIDECHRSIYNLWRQVIEYFDAFLIGLTATPDNRTYGFFRKNVVSEYGHEQAVADGVNVGNEVYVIETERTRQGGTLKAHQQVEKRERLTRKRRWETQDEEQAYAAKQLDRDIVNPDQIRTVIRAFKGKLPEIFPGRKEAPKTLIFAKTDSHADDIIQTVREEFGEGNPFCKKVTYQAKEDPKSVLAQFRNDYYPRIAVTVDMIATGTDVKPLECLLFMRDVKSRNYFEQMKGRGTRTLDADSLRKVTPSAATAKTHYVIVDAIGVTQSLKTASQPLITKPSVSLKDLAMGVMMGARDEDTVSSLAGRLARLDQQLNDKDKARIQEAAGGMALTDIVGALVQAMDPDRIEEKARQITGVGELGDSAREKARDQLVGQAARVFTGPLIALIDGIRRDKEQTLDHDNLDTLLRAGWAGDSTENAKTLVQEFAQYLNEHRDDIEALAIYFQTPARRAEVTYAMIKALLERLKQDRPKLAPLRVWQAYAHLDDYQGDHPISELTALVALIRRVCGLDSQLSTYAATVRRNFQHWIMHRHSGAGEKFNEEQMAWLRMIRDHIISSFHIEQDDLEMAPFDAQGGMGRMYQLFGDRMDEVMGELNEALVA, encoded by the coding sequence ATGACCTCCTCCAACCAGCATCCAGAGCAGGTAGCCCGTGATCGGATTGACCTTCAACTCCAGGCAGCCGGCTGGGTGGCGCAGGATAGTCAAGCCCTTGACTTTAATGCCGGTCTGGGCATTGCGGTGCGCGAATATCGGACCGATGCTGGTCCGGCGGACTATGTGTTGTTTGTAAACCGGCGGGCGGTCGGGGTCATCGAGGCCAAGCCCGAGGCTTGGGGACAGAAAATTACCACCGTCGAGGAACAGTCCACGGGGTATGCCCACGCCACCCTCAAATGGGTCAACAACCAAGCGCCGCTGCCCTTTGTGTACGAAAGCACCGGCATTATCACCCGCTTTACCGATGGCCGCGATCCCAAGCCCCGCTCCCGCGAGGTCTTCAACTTCCACCGTCCGGAGAGCCTGGCCGAATGGCTGACTCAGCCTGCTTCCCTGCGCGCCCGGCTGCACGCCCTGCCGCCGCTAGCGCGCGTTGGCCTGCGGGCTTGTCAGATCACGGCCATTGAAAACCTGGAAGCCTCCTTCAAGGCGGATCGGCCCCGCGCCCTGGTGCAGATGGCCACCGGCGCCGGCAAGACCTATACCGCTATTACCGCCGTGTACCGGCTGCTCAAACACGCCGACGCCAAGCGCATTTTATTTCTGGTGGACACCAAAAACCTGGGGGAGCAGGCCGAGCAAGAATTCATGGCCTTTCTGCCCAACGACGATAACCGCAAGTTCACCGAGCTCTACAATGTCCAGCGCCTCAAGTCGTCTTTCGTGGCCCGGGACAGCCAGGTCTGCATCAGCACCATCCAGCGCATGTACGCCCTGCTCAAGGATGAGCCTTTGGATGAAGCCGCCGAGGAGAACCACCCCGCCGAGCGCCGGCTAAAACCCAAGCAATCCCTGCCGGTGGTCTACAATGGCAAAATCCCGCCGGAGTTTTTCGATTTCATCATCATTGATGAGTGCCATCGCTCCATCTACAATCTGTGGCGGCAGGTCATCGAGTATTTCGATGCCTTCCTGATTGGCCTGACCGCCACCCCGGATAATCGCACCTACGGCTTTTTCCGCAAGAACGTGGTCAGTGAGTACGGCCACGAACAGGCCGTGGCCGACGGCGTCAATGTGGGCAATGAAGTCTATGTGATTGAGACTGAGCGGACCCGGCAGGGCGGCACCCTCAAGGCCCATCAGCAGGTGGAAAAGCGCGAGCGCCTCACCCGCAAGCGGCGCTGGGAAACCCAGGACGAAGAGCAGGCTTATGCCGCCAAGCAACTGGACCGGGACATCGTCAACCCGGATCAAATCCGCACCGTGATTCGCGCCTTTAAGGGAAAGCTGCCTGAGATCTTCCCCGGTCGCAAGGAAGCACCCAAGACCCTTATTTTCGCCAAAACCGACAGCCATGCCGATGACATTATCCAGACGGTGCGGGAGGAGTTTGGCGAGGGTAATCCCTTCTGCAAGAAGGTGACCTATCAGGCCAAGGAAGACCCCAAATCGGTGCTAGCCCAGTTCCGCAACGATTATTATCCCCGGATTGCCGTCACGGTGGATATGATTGCCACCGGCACCGATGTAAAGCCCCTGGAATGCCTGCTGTTTATGCGGGATGTCAAAAGCCGCAACTACTTTGAGCAGATGAAGGGGCGCGGCACCCGGACCCTGGATGCCGATAGCCTGAGGAAGGTCACCCCCTCGGCCGCCACCGCCAAGACCCACTATGTCATTGTGGATGCCATCGGCGTCACCCAATCCCTGAAAACCGCCAGCCAGCCCCTGATCACCAAGCCCTCAGTGTCCCTCAAGGATTTGGCTATGGGGGTGATGATGGGCGCGCGGGACGAAGACACGGTCTCTTCCCTTGCCGGCCGCCTGGCCCGCCTCGACCAACAGCTTAACGACAAGGACAAGGCCCGCATTCAGGAAGCCGCTGGCGGCATGGCTTTAACCGATATCGTCGGCGCCCTCGTCCAGGCCATGGACCCGGACCGGATTGAAGAGAAGGCTCGGCAAATTACCGGCGTTGGCGAGCTAGGCGATAGCGCGCGGGAAAAGGCCCGGGACCAATTGGTAGGCCAAGCAGCCCGGGTTTTCACCGGCCCCTTGATTGCGCTTATCGATGGCATCCGCCGGGACAAGGAACAGACCCTCGACCATGACAATCTGGATACCCTGCTCCGCGCCGGGTGGGCGGGGGATAGCACCGAGAACGCCAAGACGCTGGTCCAGGAATTTGCGCAGTATCTGAACGAGCACCGGGACGACATTGAGGCCCTAGCTATCTACTTCCAGACACCCGCCCGCCGCGCCGAGGTGACCTACGCCATGATCAAAGCGCTCCTGGAGCGGCTCAAGCAGGACCGCCCCAAGCTTGCCCCCCTGCGGGTCTGGCAGGCTTACGCGCACCTAGATGACTATCAGGGGGACCACCCCATCAGCGAGCTGACTGCCCTGGTGGCGCTCATTCGCCGGGTCTGCGGGCTGGACTCCCAGCTATCTACCTATGCGGCCACCGTGCGCCGCAATTTCCAGCACTGGATCATGCACCGCCACAGCGGCGCGGGGGAGAAATTCAACGAAGAGCAGATGGCCTGGCTGCGGATGATTCGCGATCATATCATCAGCTCTTTCCATATCGAGCAGGATGATCTGGAGATGGCGCCCTTTGATGCCCAAGGGGGTATGGGGCGGATGTATCAGTTATTTGGGGACAGGATGGACGAGGTGATGGGGGAGTTGAATGAGGCGCTGGTTGCGTGA
- a CDS encoding outer membrane protein assembly factor BamE yields MLSGCSIERLPGVYRIDVQQGNVITQEMLEKLSPGMSKQQVSFVLGNPLLIDSFHPDRWYYIYSFKPGNERRKQRTITMWFEEGKLSYVGGDVEIGPQRGLQQERREGPVSISVPPRQEDEGLLGSLMDMLDFSDSSEDEDTKENLQKRNKDTALPPALESEIN; encoded by the coding sequence GTGCTGAGCGGATGTAGTATTGAGCGTTTGCCGGGTGTTTATCGAATTGATGTCCAGCAAGGTAACGTTATTACTCAAGAGATGCTGGAGAAGCTAAGCCCAGGGATGAGCAAGCAGCAAGTGAGCTTCGTGTTAGGTAATCCTCTACTAATTGATAGCTTCCATCCCGACCGCTGGTACTATATTTATAGCTTCAAGCCGGGTAACGAGCGCCGGAAGCAACGCACCATTACTATGTGGTTTGAGGAAGGTAAGCTTTCCTATGTAGGTGGAGACGTTGAAATAGGTCCCCAGAGGGGATTACAACAGGAACGAAGAGAAGGTCCCGTGTCAATCTCCGTGCCGCCGCGCCAAGAGGATGAGGGCTTGTTAGGAAGCTTGATGGATATGCTGGATTTTAGCGACTCTTCTGAGGATGAGGATACAAAAGAAAATTTGCAGAAGCGTAATAAAGACACCGCTTTACCGCCTGCCCTGGAGAGCGAAATCAACTAA
- a CDS encoding type II toxin-antitoxin system RatA family toxin, whose translation MTTLNRSALVPHSPAEMFALVDNIESYPEFLPWCRATEIHSRDADEVYATIEIARGALHKSFTTHNRMQKNKIIEMRLVKGPFHHLEGFWRFDPIGETEGCRVSLAMEFEFSNRLISLAFGPIFSEITASLVDSFCNRAKDCYGQR comes from the coding sequence ATGACTACATTAAACCGCAGCGCGTTAGTTCCCCATTCTCCGGCTGAAATGTTTGCCCTCGTGGATAATATTGAATCTTATCCAGAATTTCTTCCGTGGTGTCGCGCCACTGAAATCCACAGCCGCGATGCAGACGAAGTTTATGCTACTATTGAAATCGCCCGTGGGGCGCTCCATAAATCGTTTACCACCCATAATCGAATGCAAAAAAACAAGATTATTGAGATGCGTTTAGTCAAGGGACCTTTCCATCATCTAGAAGGTTTTTGGCGTTTTGATCCCATCGGGGAGACCGAGGGCTGTCGGGTCTCACTTGCCATGGAATTTGAATTCTCAAACCGGCTCATTAGTCTGGCTTTCGGTCCCATATTTAGCGAAATCACCGCATCGCTCGTTGATTCTTTCTGCAACCGGGCCAAGGATTGCTATGGTCAACGTTAA
- a CDS encoding RtcB family protein codes for MKHEDIISTNGKAIIETESLPIKLWLEKDQVEEGALEQARNLANLPFAFKHIAIMPDTHQGYGMPIGAILATKGAIIPNAVGVDIGCGMCSLRTNLKHIETPKLKEIMGIIRKTVPVGFEHHKTRQDETWMPERKGELPIVEQEYESALYQIGTLGGGNHFIEIQKGSDGYIWIMIHSGSRNIGFTVANHYDGVAKKMNQDAGEDVSQELAYIPETSAYFQLYWNEMNYCLEFALANRKLMMERAKLAFTEILPEVEFADFINKPHNFAAEEKHFGEWVIVHRKGATRARKGEWGMIPGSQGTRSFLVKGKGEAQSFESCAHGAGRIMSRTKARKTLDLKEEVKSLKDRGILHAIRHRKDLDEAPGSYKDIDEVMANQVDLVDVQIELQPLAVIKG; via the coding sequence ATGAAACACGAAGATATCATATCCACCAATGGAAAAGCGATCATTGAAACAGAGAGCTTGCCCATAAAATTATGGTTGGAAAAGGATCAGGTGGAAGAGGGAGCACTGGAGCAGGCGCGAAACCTTGCAAATCTTCCATTTGCCTTCAAGCACATTGCTATCATGCCTGATACCCATCAAGGCTACGGCATGCCCATCGGTGCTATATTGGCCACCAAGGGGGCCATTATACCCAATGCTGTCGGTGTGGATATTGGGTGCGGCATGTGTTCCTTGCGAACCAATCTCAAGCATATCGAAACGCCAAAGCTGAAAGAGATCATGGGTATCATCCGCAAGACTGTTCCCGTGGGCTTTGAGCACCACAAAACGCGTCAAGACGAAACATGGATGCCTGAAAGAAAGGGGGAATTACCCATTGTTGAGCAAGAGTATGAAAGCGCTCTTTATCAGATCGGTACCTTGGGCGGGGGCAATCATTTCATCGAAATACAAAAGGGATCAGATGGCTATATCTGGATTATGATTCACTCCGGCTCCCGCAACATCGGTTTTACGGTGGCCAACCATTACGATGGCGTGGCGAAAAAGATGAACCAGGACGCCGGCGAGGACGTGTCTCAGGAACTGGCATATATTCCCGAAACGTCTGCATATTTCCAACTGTATTGGAACGAAATGAACTATTGCCTCGAATTTGCGCTGGCCAACAGAAAACTGATGATGGAACGGGCCAAGTTAGCGTTTACCGAGATTCTACCCGAGGTCGAGTTCGCGGATTTTATCAATAAACCTCACAACTTCGCGGCCGAGGAAAAACATTTTGGAGAGTGGGTTATCGTTCATAGAAAAGGCGCGACCCGAGCCCGAAAAGGAGAATGGGGAATGATCCCCGGCTCCCAGGGCACACGGTCTTTTCTCGTGAAAGGGAAAGGAGAAGCCCAGTCTTTCGAATCATGCGCGCACGGTGCCGGAAGAATCATGAGCCGAACAAAGGCACGCAAAACGCTAGATCTGAAGGAAGAGGTAAAGTCATTGAAAGACCGAGGAATACTGCACGCTATCCGCCACCGCAAGGATCTGGATGAAGCGCCGGGATCTTACAAGGACATCGATGAGGTGATGGCAAACCAGGTCGATCTGGTCGACGTGCAAATCGAGCTGCAACCACTGGCTGTCATCAAGGGTTAA
- a CDS encoding restriction endonuclease subunit S — protein MNNNSLPHSWNSASLSDLIVFAIGGDWGKEPSFGDLEYVDVRCIRASELHNWDQEKGRTAAPRRIKKSSLASRKLMDGDILVEISGGGPEQPVGRTVLIEKSVLLQNPEIPKICTNFFRLIRPAYEISSAYLNNYLRYFYKSGKVVRYQAGSNNLRNLKFNDYLRISVPLPPLNEQQRIVAKIEELFSELDKGIESLKTAREQLKVYRQAVLKHAFEGKLTARWREENQDKLESPEQLLARIQQEREARYQQQLEEWKAAVKAWEATGKEGKKPGKPKKPLAIKINSFTTPKNFPNGWISIQLRELFESAQNGLAKREGISGKPIPVIRLADVKNQEIDGSNLRSIKLDDIEIQKYELSRNDLLCIRVNGSPNLVGRMILFKHDNVMAYCDHFIRFRFSQGVVLPSYIQMLFDTQIVRRYIELNKVSSAGQNTVSQTTISALAIPYCSLMEQKIIVSRLEEQLTAISAVKAEIERNLQRLESLRQSILKKAFSGQLVPQDPKDEPASKLLERIRAEKEKMSSPTRRARKPRRKTGIEKGTSDEAIMGRSSIKERMMK, from the coding sequence GTGAACAATAATAGCTTACCGCATAGCTGGAATTCAGCGTCATTGAGCGACCTAATTGTATTTGCAATTGGCGGGGACTGGGGGAAAGAACCCAGTTTCGGCGATCTCGAATATGTTGATGTCCGGTGTATTCGCGCTTCTGAGCTTCACAATTGGGATCAGGAGAAAGGTCGTACAGCAGCGCCCCGACGTATCAAAAAATCCAGCCTTGCGTCTAGAAAATTAATGGACGGTGATATTCTTGTTGAGATTTCTGGGGGAGGCCCCGAACAGCCAGTAGGACGAACGGTTTTAATCGAAAAATCCGTGCTTCTCCAAAATCCTGAGATACCAAAAATTTGTACTAATTTTTTTCGCCTTATTCGACCTGCGTATGAAATATCATCGGCTTACTTAAATAATTATCTTCGCTATTTCTATAAAAGCGGCAAGGTTGTCAGATATCAAGCTGGCAGCAATAATCTTCGAAATTTGAAGTTTAATGATTATTTGAGAATTTCTGTCCCACTTCCTCCCCTAAACGAACAACAGCGCATCGTCGCCAAAATCGAAGAACTCTTCTCCGAACTGGATAAAGGCATCGAAAGCCTCAAGACCGCCCGCGAGCAATTGAAGGTCTATCGCCAAGCGGTGCTCAAACATGCCTTCGAGGGCAAGCTCACCGCCCGGTGGCGGGAGGAGAACCAGGACAAGCTGGAGTCGCCCGAGCAACTCCTCGCCCGCATCCAGCAGGAGCGTGAAGCCCGCTACCAGCAGCAGTTGGAGGAATGGAAGGCCGCCGTCAAAGCGTGGGAGGCAACGGGGAAAGAGGGGAAGAAGCCGGGGAAGCCTAAGAAGCCTTTAGCTATAAAGATTAACAGTTTTACAACACCTAAAAATTTTCCAAACGGCTGGATCAGTATTCAACTCCGAGAGTTGTTTGAATCAGCTCAAAATGGATTAGCGAAGAGAGAAGGTATCTCGGGTAAACCAATTCCTGTAATTAGGCTAGCTGATGTTAAAAATCAGGAAATAGACGGCTCAAATTTAAGATCTATAAAACTCGACGATATAGAAATCCAAAAATATGAACTCAGCAGGAATGATCTTTTATGTATCCGAGTAAATGGCAGCCCGAACCTAGTGGGACGAATGATACTGTTTAAACACGATAATGTAATGGCCTACTGCGACCATTTCATTCGGTTTCGGTTCTCACAGGGAGTAGTGCTACCAAGCTATATTCAAATGCTTTTCGATACCCAGATTGTTCGTCGCTACATTGAGTTAAACAAAGTATCAAGCGCGGGACAGAATACGGTAAGCCAGACGACCATTAGCGCTCTTGCAATTCCTTATTGCTCTCTAATGGAACAGAAAATAATTGTGTCAAGGTTGGAAGAACAGCTTACGGCAATATCAGCAGTCAAGGCAGAAATAGAGAGAAATTTACAAAGATTAGAATCCCTCCGCCAATCCATCCTCAAAAAAGCTTTTTCCGGCCAGCTTGTCCCCCAGGACCCCAAAGACGAACCCGCCTCCAAGCTGCTGGAACGTATTCGCGCCGAGAAGGAAAAAATGTCCAGCCCAACGCGGCGCGCCCGGAAGCCCAGAAGGAAAACCGGGATCGAAAAGGGTACCTCAGACGAGGCAATCATGGGCAGATCGAGTATAAAGGAAAGGATGATGAAATGA
- a CDS encoding RnfH family protein, which translates to MVNVKMMTVEVAYARADKQVILKASVPENTTLEAAIQASGILEQFPEIDLDKNKVGIFGKLAKRDAPLCLGNRIEIYRPLIADPKQARRERVAKARQAKHE; encoded by the coding sequence ATGGTCAACGTTAAAATGATGACCGTTGAAGTGGCCTATGCCCGTGCTGATAAGCAAGTTATCCTTAAAGCATCCGTGCCTGAAAATACCACTTTGGAAGCTGCCATCCAGGCATCAGGTATTCTGGAACAGTTCCCCGAAATCGATTTGGACAAAAATAAAGTAGGCATTTTTGGCAAATTGGCCAAGCGGGATGCACCCCTTTGCCTCGGTAACCGGATAGAAATCTACCGGCCCCTCATTGCTGATCCCAAGCAAGCTCGCCGGGAGCGAGTCGCTAAAGCTCGGCAGGCAAAGCACGAATAA
- a CDS encoding MBL fold metallo-hydrolase, with translation MMIFRQLFDPESSTYTYLIGDPATKEAVFIDPVNTRVDEYLNLLNKYALKLKYSLETHAHADHITASGLLRQRTGAKTGIGQACGAQYADYQLKDGVVLAFGQGEEIKVLATPGHTPGSVSYLWRDRVFTGDALLINGCGRTDFQGGDPGVLYDSITQKLFTLPGETIVYPGHDYNGRWVSSIEQERTRNGRLAGKTRSEFIEIMNNLNLPKPQRIDEAVPANRRCGLTEEEIRQDTMMMGEKRVSTPQDLVQEARKQVREIDVATVKQRLGDGKTAIIDVREPEEFAAGHLPGAINVPRGVLEFRLGNTAELADPNVPIMLYCQTGGRAALAAWSLKCLGYTDAVLIAGGYDAWRAAEQNAN, from the coding sequence ATGATGATCTTTCGGCAGTTATTTGACCCTGAATCCTCGACCTATACTTATCTTATTGGTGATCCGGCTACTAAAGAAGCAGTATTTATTGATCCAGTGAATACCCGCGTTGATGAGTATCTAAATCTGCTTAATAAGTACGCTCTTAAACTGAAATATTCTTTGGAAACCCACGCCCACGCTGATCATATCACCGCTAGTGGTTTATTGCGCCAGCGTACTGGGGCCAAGACGGGAATTGGACAAGCCTGCGGCGCGCAATACGCTGATTATCAACTCAAAGATGGCGTTGTATTGGCTTTTGGTCAGGGCGAGGAGATTAAAGTGCTTGCCACCCCCGGCCATACGCCTGGAAGTGTCTCCTATCTGTGGCGTGATCGGGTGTTTACTGGCGATGCGCTGCTTATCAACGGTTGCGGGCGCACCGATTTTCAAGGCGGCGATCCAGGCGTATTGTACGATTCGATTACCCAAAAATTGTTTACCTTGCCCGGCGAAACCATCGTTTATCCGGGGCACGACTACAATGGCCGCTGGGTCAGCTCCATTGAGCAGGAGCGTACTCGCAATGGACGTCTTGCGGGCAAAACCCGCTCTGAGTTCATTGAGATCATGAATAATTTAAATCTGCCCAAACCTCAGCGTATTGATGAAGCTGTTCCGGCAAACAGGCGCTGTGGCTTGACCGAGGAAGAAATTCGCCAGGATACTATGATGATGGGCGAGAAACGCGTCAGCACGCCACAGGATTTAGTACAGGAGGCTAGGAAGCAGGTCCGTGAAATTGACGTTGCCACCGTGAAGCAAAGGTTGGGCGATGGTAAAACAGCCATTATTGATGTGCGGGAGCCAGAAGAATTCGCGGCGGGTCATTTGCCTGGCGCTATCAATGTACCGCGTGGTGTTTTAGAGTTTCGCTTAGGTAATACTGCGGAGCTTGCTGATCCCAATGTCCCCATTATGCTGTACTGCCAAACGGGTGGGCGTGCGGCATTGGCTGCCTGGTCGCTCAAGTGCCTGGGTTATACGGATGCGGTGCTAATAGCGGGTGGTTATGACGCATGGCGGGCAGCTGAGCAGAACGCCAATTGA
- a CDS encoding nucleotidyltransferase family protein, translating into MLLDELRANKEAIAALGGQYGARHIRVFGSVARGEERPDSDVDLLVEFPRGYDLFAQRLPLTERLEALLQRRVEVIPEHELNRHLRDQIVKEAVVL; encoded by the coding sequence ATGTTACTAGATGAGCTGCGTGCTAACAAAGAGGCCATCGCCGCGTTGGGGGGCCAGTATGGGGCCCGCCACATCCGGGTTTTTGGCTCCGTCGCCAGGGGCGAGGAACGGCCCGATAGCGACGTGGATTTGCTGGTGGAATTCCCCCGGGGTTATGATCTGTTCGCGCAACGCTTGCCTTTAACGGAGCGATTGGAGGCGTTGCTCCAGCGGCGGGTGGAAGTGATCCCGGAACATGAACTCAACAGGCACCTTCGCGACCAGATAGTGAAGGAAGCGGTGGTCCTATGA
- a CDS encoding type I restriction-modification system subunit M produces the protein MNTASIISKVWSFCTTLRDDGVGYGDYLEQLTYLIFLKMADEYSQPPYRHEVGIPPEYNWQSLKTKRGAELEGHYIALLRALGTRPGMLGQIFTKAQNKIQDPAKLYRLIKMVDGVQWVMIGADIKGDIYEGLLEKNAEDTKSGAGQYFTPRALIKAMVECVRPEPGKTIADPACGTGGFFLAAYDFLSDPKHYSLDKAQKAFLKHQTFHGNEIVANTRRLCLMNMFLHNIGEIDGESAISPNDALVAPSGQSYDYVLANPPFGKKSAMSFTNEEGEQESDDLTYNRQDFWATTSNKQLNFVQHIRALLKSTGKAAVVVPDNVLFEGGAGETIRRKLLENTDLHTILRLPTGIFYAKGVKANVLFFDNREASPRPWTKEVWYYDYRTNVHHTLKKKPMRYEDLAEFIACYHPTNRHERRESWHPEKNPEGRWRKFSYAALAARDKTSLDLFWLKDKSLTDLDNLPEPEELAEAIIENLEAGLNSFREVLAGLAAGGNQG, from the coding sequence ATGAACACCGCCTCCATCATTTCCAAGGTCTGGAGCTTCTGCACCACCCTGCGCGACGACGGCGTGGGTTATGGGGATTACCTGGAACAGCTCACCTACCTCATTTTCCTCAAGATGGCGGATGAATACAGCCAACCGCCCTATCGCCATGAGGTGGGGATTCCGCCGGAATATAACTGGCAGAGCCTCAAGACCAAGCGGGGGGCGGAGCTGGAAGGACACTATATCGCGTTGCTGCGAGCGCTGGGCACGCGGCCGGGGATGCTCGGCCAAATCTTTACCAAGGCCCAGAACAAGATCCAGGACCCAGCCAAACTCTACCGCCTCATCAAGATGGTGGACGGCGTTCAATGGGTGATGATAGGGGCCGACATCAAGGGCGATATCTACGAAGGGCTGCTGGAGAAAAACGCCGAAGACACCAAGTCCGGGGCGGGCCAGTATTTTACCCCCCGCGCCCTCATTAAAGCGATGGTGGAATGCGTGCGCCCCGAGCCGGGCAAGACCATCGCCGATCCGGCCTGCGGCACTGGCGGATTTTTCCTCGCCGCCTACGATTTCCTGAGCGATCCCAAGCACTATTCCCTCGATAAAGCGCAGAAGGCGTTTCTCAAGCATCAGACCTTCCACGGCAACGAGATCGTCGCCAATACCCGGCGCTTGTGCCTGATGAATATGTTCCTCCACAACATCGGGGAAATCGACGGGGAGAGCGCCATCTCCCCCAATGATGCCCTGGTGGCCCCCAGCGGCCAGAGCTATGATTATGTGCTGGCCAATCCGCCCTTCGGCAAAAAGAGCGCCATGAGCTTCACCAACGAGGAGGGAGAGCAGGAGAGCGACGATCTGACTTACAACCGCCAGGACTTCTGGGCCACCACTTCCAATAAGCAACTCAACTTCGTTCAGCACATTCGCGCTCTGCTCAAGTCTACCGGCAAGGCGGCCGTGGTGGTGCCGGATAATGTGCTATTCGAGGGCGGCGCCGGCGAAACGATCCGCCGCAAGCTACTGGAAAACACCGATCTGCATACCATCCTGCGCCTCCCCACCGGTATCTTCTATGCCAAGGGGGTCAAGGCCAATGTGCTTTTTTTCGATAACCGGGAGGCCAGCCCGCGCCCGTGGACGAAGGAAGTGTGGTACTACGATTATCGCACCAATGTCCACCACACCCTGAAAAAGAAGCCTATGCGCTATGAGGACCTGGCGGAGTTTATCGCCTGCTATCATCCAACCAACCGGCATGAACGCCGGGAGAGCTGGCATCCGGAGAAAAATCCGGAAGGCCGCTGGCGCAAATTCAGTTATGCGGCGCTGGCCGCCCGGGACAAGACCAGCCTGGACCTATTCTGGCTTAAGGATAAAAGCCTGACGGATCTCGACAATCTTCCCGAGCCCGAGGAGCTGGCGGAAGCGATCATCGAGAACCTAGAAGCGGGCCTGAACAGCTTCCGGGAAGTGCTGGCAGGGCTGGCGGCAGGGGGAAATCAGGGATAA
- the smpB gene encoding SsrA-binding protein SmpB, with the protein MAKSKKKPSGNPSNIIALNRKARHDYFIEERYEAGLVLEGWEVKSLRAGRVQLNEGYCLLKGGEVWLFGVHLSPLNTVSTHIHPDPLRTRKLLLHAKELRKLIGAVERKGYALIPLTLYWKRGRVKLEIALAKGKQKYDKRATEKEKEWTRQKERLLKVH; encoded by the coding sequence ATGGCTAAAAGCAAAAAGAAACCGTCTGGTAATCCAAGTAATATCATTGCTTTGAACCGCAAGGCGCGCCATGATTATTTCATTGAGGAGCGTTATGAAGCGGGCCTTGTACTTGAAGGCTGGGAGGTCAAGAGTCTGCGGGCAGGACGAGTACAGTTGAATGAAGGCTATTGCCTTCTTAAAGGAGGGGAGGTATGGCTGTTCGGTGTCCATCTCAGTCCTTTGAACACCGTTTCGACCCACATTCATCCGGACCCTTTGCGAACCCGAAAACTGCTACTTCATGCCAAGGAACTGCGTAAACTCATCGGGGCGGTGGAACGCAAGGGCTATGCCTTGATCCCCTTGACCTTATATTGGAAAAGAGGGCGCGTAAAACTGGAAATTGCCTTAGCCAAGGGTAAGCAGAAGTATGACAAACGTGCTACTGAAAAAGAAAAGGAATGGACGCGGCAGAAAGAGCGTTTATTAAAAGTCCATTAA